From the genome of Marixanthomonas ophiurae, one region includes:
- a CDS encoding OmpP1/FadL family transporter, with the protein MLKRIIVTVLVLFIASAAMAQEGTTSPYSFYGIGSLKFKGTAENRMMGGIGVLSDSIHLNLQNPASVAGLELVNFTVGASHKQSTLKTDGDSQNASTTSLDYIAVGIPIGKFGASFGLIPYTSVGYQLQNEKQTETGRSITRYTGTGGINKAFLTLAYQITPKLSFGVDANYNFGNIENKALNAQEDIEFASREINKSDLLGFSFNFGAAYKTMITEKLELSTSLTYTPETDFTSENSREIASVIINSEGAEAIVDARDIEVEDTDFSFPSQITVGAGIGKPKNWYVGAEYTNQKTSNFTNRTFTLDNVEFKDASKYRVGGFYIPNYNGFGSYWKRVVYRAGMRFEGTGINVNGEDINEFGISFGVGLPVSKSFSNINLGFEVGRRGTKDAGLIQENFFNAFISLSLNDRWFQKRLID; encoded by the coding sequence ATGTTAAAACGAATTATAGTAACGGTTTTAGTACTATTTATAGCAAGTGCTGCTATGGCACAGGAAGGAACCACGTCCCCGTATTCATTTTACGGAATAGGTTCTTTAAAGTTTAAAGGTACTGCCGAAAATAGAATGATGGGTGGTATTGGAGTTCTTTCAGATAGTATTCACCTTAATCTTCAAAACCCAGCTAGTGTAGCAGGACTTGAATTGGTGAATTTTACTGTTGGAGCTAGTCACAAACAAAGTACATTGAAAACCGACGGCGATTCTCAAAACGCGTCGACTACTTCGTTAGATTATATAGCAGTGGGGATTCCTATAGGTAAGTTTGGAGCCAGTTTTGGTTTAATACCTTACACTTCTGTAGGGTATCAATTACAAAATGAAAAACAGACCGAAACCGGAAGGTCCATTACAAGATATACTGGAACGGGTGGTATAAATAAAGCTTTTTTAACGTTGGCGTACCAAATTACACCAAAGCTTAGTTTTGGCGTAGATGCAAATTACAACTTCGGAAATATTGAAAACAAAGCCTTAAACGCTCAAGAAGATATTGAGTTCGCTTCCCGGGAGATAAATAAATCAGATTTGTTAGGGTTTAGTTTTAACTTTGGAGCAGCGTATAAAACTATGATAACGGAAAAGTTGGAACTGTCCACCTCATTAACGTACACTCCTGAAACTGATTTTACTTCAGAAAACTCACGAGAAATAGCGTCAGTTATTATAAATTCTGAAGGTGCCGAAGCTATTGTTGATGCAAGGGATATAGAAGTTGAAGATACTGACTTTTCTTTTCCTTCACAAATCACCGTAGGAGCAGGAATTGGGAAACCTAAAAACTGGTATGTAGGTGCTGAGTACACCAACCAAAAAACGAGTAACTTTACCAACCGTACGTTCACACTTGATAATGTTGAGTTTAAAGACGCGTCGAAATACAGAGTGGGTGGTTTTTATATTCCAAACTACAATGGATTTGGTAGTTACTGGAAACGTGTCGTTTATAGAGCTGGAATGCGTTTTGAAGGTACTGGAATCAATGTAAATGGTGAAGATATTAATGAGTTTGGCATATCTTTTGGAGTAGGATTACCAGTAAGCAAGTCATTTTCTAATATTAACCTCGGTTTTGAGGTGGGAAGGCGCGGAACTAAAGATGCTGGCCTTATTCAAGAAAATTTCTTCAACGCATTTATAAGCTTGTCATTAAACGACAGGTGGTTTCAAAAAAGATTGATAGACTAA
- a CDS encoding GYDIA family GHMP kinase — translation MNNTFYSNGKLLLTGEYVVLDGATALAIPTKYGQRLTIEPTTKGELLWNSFDFKSQCWFSAAFTGDTLEVEGTDKPAIANTLQKILREAKHLNPNFLNNTEGVHVTTELDFPQNWGLGSSSTLINNIAQWAQVDAFTLLQNSFGGSGYDIAAAQQQRPFFYQLNEGQPSAKKAHLAWDFKDHLFFVHLNQKQDSKEGIVHYRNAKVSHNDIEKISDLGKKLLLCYTLRDFENVMQSHEKTISEIIKIKPIKERIFPDFKGTIKSLGAWGGDFVLATGNEVNQEYFRRKGYPTIIPFTDMLL, via the coding sequence TTGAACAACACTTTTTACAGTAACGGAAAATTATTACTCACCGGAGAATATGTGGTGCTAGATGGAGCGACTGCCCTAGCCATCCCCACTAAATACGGACAGCGACTAACAATAGAACCTACCACAAAAGGCGAATTGTTATGGAATAGTTTTGACTTTAAAAGCCAATGTTGGTTTAGTGCAGCCTTCACTGGCGACACTCTTGAAGTAGAAGGAACCGACAAACCGGCAATAGCAAACACCCTTCAAAAAATTTTAAGAGAAGCAAAACACTTAAATCCTAACTTTTTAAATAATACCGAAGGAGTACACGTTACAACCGAACTGGATTTCCCCCAAAATTGGGGTTTAGGGTCCTCTTCTACCCTTATTAATAATATTGCCCAATGGGCGCAAGTAGACGCCTTTACACTACTGCAAAATAGTTTTGGCGGCAGTGGATACGATATTGCAGCTGCACAACAACAAAGACCTTTTTTCTATCAATTAAATGAAGGACAGCCTTCTGCTAAGAAAGCGCATTTAGCTTGGGATTTTAAAGATCATCTATTTTTTGTACATCTCAATCAAAAACAGGACAGCAAGGAGGGAATCGTGCACTACAGAAATGCGAAGGTTTCTCATAACGACATTGAAAAAATTTCAGATCTAGGGAAAAAACTTCTGCTCTGCTATACACTTCGAGATTTTGAAAACGTGATGCAAAGTCACGAAAAAACAATTTCAGAAATTATAAAAATCAAACCCATTAAAGAAAGGATATTCCCAGACTTTAAAGGAACTATAAAAAGCCTCGGTGCTTGGGGTGGTGATTTTGTGCTCGCAACGGGCAATGAAGTAAATCAGGAGTATTTTCGCAGAAAAGGGTACCCTACTATTATTCCTTTTACTGATATGTTATTATAA
- a CDS encoding hydroxymethylglutaryl-CoA reductase, degradative, with the protein MAKPVTGFSKKTKTEKIDWLTKTYLSNNPEALQTLQQYWNEDQKLQKLHDDFIENTLSNYYLPFGVAPNFLINGNLYALPMVIEESSVVAAASNAAKFWLDRGGFKAQVLSTQKNGQVHLDYFGNEQNIVSFFAEVKPKLIESVSTIQKNMKKRGGGLLDIELVSKNETLNGYFQLHCTFETLDAMGANFINSCLEQVAKTFEAEADSYKPFTTTNIFPEVVMSILSNYVPECLVRAEVSCKLAELAQNDISGENFAQKFVRAIQIAQTEPRRAVTHNKGIMNGIDALILATGNDFRAVEAGVHAYASKDGKYTSLTDAKIENGIFTFSIKIPLALGTVGGLTTLHPLTKFAFELLQKPSAKELMELVAVAGLAQNFAAIRSLVTTGIQKGHMKMHLMNILNQVDASEIEKKKAVAHFNDNTVSHSAVIAYIKQLRS; encoded by the coding sequence ATGGCGAAGCCCGTTACCGGATTTTCAAAAAAGACGAAAACAGAAAAAATAGATTGGTTAACAAAAACCTATCTTAGCAACAATCCTGAAGCATTGCAAACGCTTCAACAATACTGGAACGAAGACCAAAAACTTCAAAAGCTACACGATGATTTTATTGAAAATACGTTAAGTAATTACTATTTGCCTTTTGGCGTTGCCCCTAACTTTTTAATTAACGGCAACCTCTATGCCCTGCCCATGGTAATTGAAGAAAGCTCCGTAGTGGCGGCAGCCAGCAATGCAGCAAAATTTTGGTTAGATCGTGGCGGGTTTAAAGCCCAAGTACTTTCTACACAGAAAAACGGACAAGTGCATTTAGATTACTTCGGAAATGAGCAGAATATCGTTTCGTTTTTTGCTGAAGTAAAGCCAAAATTAATTGAAAGTGTTTCTACCATTCAGAAAAACATGAAAAAACGTGGTGGTGGCTTGTTAGATATTGAACTTGTTTCGAAAAATGAAACTTTAAATGGCTATTTTCAATTACACTGTACTTTTGAAACGTTGGATGCCATGGGCGCCAATTTTATTAATAGTTGCTTAGAACAAGTTGCAAAAACATTTGAAGCTGAAGCAGATTCGTATAAACCATTTACAACCACCAACATCTTTCCTGAAGTTGTAATGAGTATTTTATCGAATTACGTGCCAGAATGCTTAGTTAGAGCTGAAGTGAGCTGTAAGCTAGCAGAATTGGCACAAAACGATATTAGTGGTGAAAATTTTGCTCAAAAATTTGTCCGTGCCATACAGATTGCCCAAACCGAACCCCGCCGTGCAGTTACACACAACAAAGGTATTATGAACGGCATTGATGCTTTAATTTTAGCAACTGGCAACGACTTTAGAGCAGTTGAAGCAGGTGTTCATGCCTACGCATCGAAAGACGGCAAATACACAAGTTTAACAGATGCTAAAATTGAAAATGGTATTTTTACGTTTTCTATTAAAATACCTTTAGCGTTAGGAACTGTTGGCGGGCTTACAACCTTGCATCCACTTACAAAATTTGCGTTTGAGTTATTACAAAAACCTAGCGCCAAAGAACTTATGGAACTAGTAGCAGTAGCCGGTTTGGCGCAAAATTTTGCCGCCATCCGCTCATTGGTGACTACTGGTATTCAAAAAGGGCATATGAAAATGCACTTGATGAATATTTTAAATCAAGTAGATGCTTCAGAAATAGAAAAGAAAAAAGCTGTTGCTCATTTTAACGACAATACAGTTTCTCACAGTGCAGTAATAGCGTATATAAAACAATTACGATCTTAA
- a CDS encoding peptidylprolyl isomerase codes for MAILNSIRKRGIFLILIIALALFAFILSDVLAKGSGIGKDQDTVAIVNGNEISRQDFMQKVETAQRNLGPNATSAQAMNMVWERELRNTLLTEQYEELGLVVEKEQLNNAMRTSLANNPTFQNELGEYDEGLVQQYVASIKGNPQLYGQWQDYTENIKEAALQNMYVNLVKGGLTSTLAEGKQQYHFENDKINIQYVQVPYTKIADEDVSVSEEEIKQYIKEHKSEYEVDKQIDIQYVSISEVASDKDIEEANASVAALLDDREEYENTVVGFRNTDDNEAFVNENSDQEYADRWYFKKDLPEPLVDTIPSMNTGDIYGPYKVGNTLNLSKVIAVEQLPDSVKSKHILVRYTGLQTAPQDVTRTKEAAKKLADSLSTVINKDKSKFEALAAEFSEDNSNKDKGGDLGYVGPGRMVPAFNDFIFDNKEGTVGVVETNFGFHVAQVEEQKNKQRAVKIATVIKSIEPSESTINNIFSKATNFEVAAKDGDFSEVAKEQDLTVRPVNKIGELDANIPGIGNNRTIITWGFEEETEVGDVKRFNIPGGYVIAQVTRKSPKGLMSVSEASAKVTPILRNKKKAEKIRASISGSTVQDVANSQNVQVQTATAVTMANPTIPGAGSEPKIVGAAFGEKAGETTGLIDGKTGVFKVRVLAVNKAPDLDNYASYVNQLNAGNGAVNNQVYQALKKKAEIEDNRANFY; via the coding sequence ATGGCAATATTAAACAGTATTAGAAAAAGAGGGATCTTCCTTATTTTAATTATCGCATTGGCACTTTTCGCCTTTATTTTAAGTGACGTTCTTGCAAAAGGATCGGGTATTGGTAAAGACCAAGATACCGTGGCAATTGTCAATGGCAATGAAATTTCTCGCCAAGACTTTATGCAAAAAGTAGAGACTGCTCAGCGTAACTTAGGCCCAAATGCAACTTCGGCACAAGCTATGAACATGGTTTGGGAGCGTGAATTGCGAAATACCTTGCTTACCGAGCAATATGAAGAGTTAGGTCTTGTTGTAGAGAAAGAACAATTGAATAATGCGATGCGCACTTCTTTGGCTAATAATCCTACATTCCAAAATGAATTAGGTGAATACGATGAAGGCCTAGTACAGCAATACGTTGCAAGTATAAAGGGTAATCCGCAATTGTACGGTCAATGGCAAGATTACACTGAAAACATTAAGGAGGCTGCGCTTCAGAATATGTATGTAAATCTAGTTAAAGGAGGTTTAACATCCACATTAGCTGAAGGAAAACAACAGTATCATTTTGAAAACGATAAGATTAACATCCAGTATGTTCAGGTTCCTTATACCAAAATTGCCGATGAAGATGTTTCTGTTTCCGAAGAAGAAATTAAACAATACATTAAGGAACATAAAAGCGAATACGAAGTAGATAAGCAAATAGATATTCAATATGTGTCTATTTCCGAAGTAGCTTCAGATAAAGATATAGAAGAAGCCAATGCAAGTGTAGCGGCTTTGTTAGATGATCGTGAGGAATACGAAAACACGGTTGTTGGTTTCAGAAACACAGATGATAATGAAGCATTTGTAAATGAAAATTCAGATCAAGAATATGCAGACCGTTGGTATTTCAAAAAAGATTTACCAGAACCATTGGTAGATACTATCCCTTCTATGAATACAGGAGATATTTACGGACCATATAAGGTGGGCAATACCTTAAATTTAAGTAAAGTTATTGCTGTTGAGCAATTGCCTGACTCTGTAAAATCTAAACACATTTTAGTTCGTTACACTGGTTTGCAAACTGCACCACAAGATGTAACCCGAACCAAAGAAGCAGCTAAAAAATTAGCTGATAGTCTTTCAACGGTAATCAATAAAGATAAAAGCAAATTTGAAGCCTTAGCAGCAGAATTTTCTGAGGATAATTCAAATAAAGATAAAGGTGGTGATTTAGGATATGTAGGGCCTGGTAGAATGGTGCCTGCTTTTAACGATTTTATCTTTGATAATAAAGAAGGTACTGTAGGTGTTGTTGAAACTAATTTCGGTTTTCACGTTGCACAGGTAGAAGAACAAAAAAATAAACAACGTGCTGTTAAAATTGCTACGGTAATTAAAAGCATAGAACCTTCAGAATCTACTATTAACAATATTTTCTCTAAAGCCACTAACTTTGAAGTAGCGGCAAAAGACGGTGATTTTTCTGAAGTTGCGAAAGAACAAGATTTAACTGTACGACCTGTAAATAAAATAGGTGAATTGGATGCTAACATTCCAGGAATTGGTAACAACCGTACCATTATTACTTGGGGGTTTGAAGAAGAAACCGAAGTTGGCGATGTAAAACGTTTTAACATTCCTGGCGGTTATGTAATTGCGCAGGTAACTCGAAAAAGTCCAAAAGGCTTGATGAGTGTTTCAGAAGCTTCAGCAAAGGTTACTCCTATTTTACGAAATAAAAAGAAAGCAGAGAAAATACGAGCTTCTATTTCTGGCTCAACTGTTCAAGACGTCGCCAATAGTCAAAACGTACAAGTACAAACAGCAACGGCTGTAACAATGGCAAACCCAACAATTCCGGGTGCAGGAAGCGAACCTAAGATAGTTGGTGCAGCATTTGGTGAAAAAGCAGGAGAGACTACCGGATTAATTGATGGTAAGACCGGTGTATTTAAGGTGCGCGTATTAGCTGTAAACAAAGCGCCAGACCTTGATAATTATGCTAGTTACGTAAACCAATTAAATGCTGGAAATGGAGCTGTTAACAACCAGGTTTATCAAGCGTTGAAGAAGAAAGCAGAGATTGAAGATAATAGAGCTAACTTTTATTAA
- a CDS encoding hemolysin family protein, producing MEVSILVIVSMLILSAFFSGMEIAYVSSNKVHIEIEKKQNDLLAKVLKKITRRPSKFITTMLVGNNIALVVYGLFMGDLLMGFIPLTGMSGLLVQTIISTLVILLTAEFLPKVFFQIYANKLIKVFAIPAYFFYMLFSVISEFVIWISDLVLKVFFKTEGDNIQLTFSKMELGNYISEQMETAETDDEMDSEIQIFQNALDFSEVKSREVMIPRTEVVAVDIKTTPKELSKLFTETGLSKILIYKENIDDIVGYVHSFELFKKPTTLKKVLIPVVFVPETMLAKDVLNILARKRKSIAVVIDEYGGTSGIMTVEDIIEELFGEIEDEHDSTELTEEVRADDHYRFSARHEVDYLNESYKFNLPENENYETLGGLIVYFTEGIPNQGEIVEIEGFLFKILEVSNTKIEMVELFIKEEG from the coding sequence ATGGAAGTAAGTATTCTTGTTATTGTCAGTATGCTTATCCTATCGGCTTTCTTTTCCGGGATGGAAATCGCTTACGTTTCTTCAAATAAAGTACATATTGAAATTGAAAAGAAACAAAATGACTTATTGGCAAAAGTACTTAAGAAAATAACCCGCCGCCCCTCAAAATTTATTACCACTATGTTGGTTGGTAATAACATAGCGCTGGTTGTTTATGGTCTGTTTATGGGCGATTTATTGATGGGGTTCATCCCACTCACAGGGATGTCTGGTCTTTTAGTACAAACAATTATCTCTACTTTAGTAATCTTGCTAACGGCAGAGTTTTTACCCAAAGTATTCTTCCAGATTTATGCCAACAAACTCATTAAGGTGTTTGCAATCCCAGCATACTTTTTCTATATGTTGTTTTCTGTAATTTCAGAATTTGTAATATGGATTTCAGACCTAGTATTAAAGGTGTTTTTTAAGACCGAAGGCGATAACATCCAGCTTACCTTTAGTAAAATGGAACTGGGGAATTACATAAGCGAACAAATGGAAACAGCTGAAACCGATGATGAGATGGACAGCGAGATACAAATATTTCAGAACGCCTTGGATTTTTCCGAAGTAAAATCGCGAGAGGTTATGATCCCAAGAACCGAAGTGGTGGCAGTCGATATTAAAACAACGCCAAAGGAATTAAGTAAACTTTTTACTGAAACAGGACTCTCCAAAATATTAATTTACAAAGAAAATATAGACGATATTGTTGGGTACGTACATTCTTTCGAGTTGTTTAAAAAACCAACAACTTTAAAAAAAGTGCTGATACCAGTTGTTTTTGTGCCTGAAACCATGCTAGCAAAAGATGTGTTGAATATTTTGGCGCGCAAACGCAAAAGTATTGCAGTAGTAATTGACGAGTACGGCGGCACATCGGGTATTATGACGGTTGAGGATATTATTGAAGAGCTTTTTGGCGAAATTGAGGACGAACACGATAGTACCGAATTAACTGAAGAGGTGCGAGCAGACGACCATTACAGGTTTTCGGCCCGTCACGAAGTAGATTATCTAAATGAATCTTACAAATTCAACCTTCCTGAAAATGAAAACTATGAAACATTAGGAGGTCTTATCGTATATTTTACCGAAGGTATTCCCAATCAAGGTGAAATTGTCGAAATTGAAGGGTTTCTTTTTAAAATACTCGAAGTTTCGAATACCAAAATTGAAATGGTAGAGCTATTTATTAAAGAAGAAGGCTAG
- a CDS encoding type III pantothenate kinase encodes MNLIIDVGNTLIKLAVFKNGELQIKKTTIKGDFFETLSEIKNKYSQIEKCIISSVGKISEAHLTKLKNIYSVLVLSHSTSIPFNNEYATPGTLGVDRIALISAAAVEYPNKNVLVIDAGTCITYDFLSEDNNYKGGAISPGLQMRYKAMHTFTEKLPLLEAEPIGKYIGSSTIGSLHSGAINGICYEIDGFIAAYATDFKNLTVILTGGDAHFLRDRLKNDIFATSNFLLQGLNHILEHNKH; translated from the coding sequence ATGAACTTAATAATTGATGTAGGAAATACCTTGATCAAGCTCGCTGTTTTTAAAAATGGAGAGCTTCAGATAAAGAAAACCACAATTAAAGGTGATTTTTTTGAAACGCTATCAGAAATAAAGAATAAATACTCGCAAATTGAAAAGTGTATCATTTCAAGTGTAGGTAAAATAAGCGAAGCGCACCTTACCAAACTAAAAAATATATATTCGGTTTTGGTGTTGAGCCATTCCACCTCCATTCCTTTTAATAACGAATATGCCACACCGGGCACGTTAGGTGTAGACCGTATCGCATTAATAAGTGCTGCTGCAGTGGAGTATCCTAATAAAAACGTGTTGGTAATCGATGCAGGAACTTGTATAACCTACGACTTTCTTTCTGAAGATAACAACTATAAAGGAGGGGCTATTTCGCCAGGCTTGCAAATGCGGTACAAAGCCATGCATACGTTTACTGAAAAACTTCCGTTATTGGAAGCAGAGCCAATAGGTAAGTATATTGGTAGTTCTACAATAGGATCTTTGCACAGCGGTGCCATTAATGGAATTTGTTATGAAATTGATGGTTTTATTGCAGCATATGCAACCGATTTTAAGAATTTAACAGTTATTTTAACAGGAGGGGACGCTCATTTTTTGCGAGATCGCCTAAAAAATGACATCTTTGCCACCTCAAATTTTTTATTACAGGGATTAAACCACATTTTAGAACATAATAAACATTGA
- the lptC gene encoding LPS export ABC transporter periplasmic protein LptC codes for MITFNHSIKSVVAILFAITFFSCEGNYKNVKKLSLKDNEPLGIGKDVNFKYTDSGKVIANVITPLFLDFSSLKFPYKEFPKGVEVRFWNEKDQKSTVTSKYAIQYEDTGIIDLRDSVVLVTHDSLVLRADQLYWDQKNQWVFTNQPYQIEFKDGSYNDGAWFDSSQDFTTFLSRKNEGVQLIDTKKEEKDAKENI; via the coding sequence ATGATCACTTTCAATCATAGTATTAAAAGCGTGGTGGCAATTTTATTTGCCATCACGTTTTTTTCATGTGAAGGAAATTATAAAAACGTAAAAAAATTGTCATTAAAAGACAATGAGCCATTGGGTATAGGGAAAGATGTTAATTTTAAGTACACCGATTCTGGTAAAGTTATAGCCAATGTAATTACCCCTTTGTTTTTAGATTTTTCAAGCTTAAAATTTCCTTATAAAGAATTTCCAAAAGGGGTAGAAGTACGGTTCTGGAATGAAAAAGATCAAAAAAGTACCGTTACCTCAAAGTATGCCATACAATATGAAGACACGGGCATTATAGATTTAAGGGACAGTGTCGTTTTGGTTACCCACGATAGTTTAGTGTTACGGGCAGACCAATTGTATTGGGATCAAAAAAATCAATGGGTTTTTACTAATCAGCCTTATCAAATTGAATTTAAAGATGGCTCCTACAACGATGGCGCTTGGTTTGATTCCAGTCAGGACTTTACAACCTTTCTATCTCGTAAAAATGAAGGAGTACAGTTAATAGACACAAAAAAAGAAGAAAAAGATGCAAAAGAAAATATTTAA
- a CDS encoding tetratricopeptide repeat protein produces the protein MKTKAILILTALTLLVGGKSFAQMDDCQLNLSLFVEPAKAKNYEAALPYYEKLIKDCPNYNLATYQYAEKMFKHFIDNGDKEKIQSLIESYNLRLENFPKKTKQGEVLSDIAKLKYENGIGTKQEQFDAFNEAFTKHEEDFTSPKALYAFFSLAVDLYDEGNKDIQEVFDLYDAVTEKIEKEENSLAEKLTGYMDKQDAGTKLSSKEERYMSAYENNLKAYGQVKGSVNGKLGILADCPNLIPLYEKDFENKKDDVNWLKRAAGRLSAKECDTPLFFKLVQQLHNLEPSAKSAYYLGQLADQEGNTSKAMEYYNEAADLETEPAAKVKIYRRIADNFRGKGSYGQARTYYRKLLEIKPSDGTSYLRIATMYAKSANNCGTTPFEKRAINWKAAEMADKAARVDAAVASSARAAASSYRQRAPSKQDIFSQSMAGKTVTFSCWVGGSVRVPNL, from the coding sequence ATGAAAACGAAAGCGATTTTAATTTTAACGGCCTTAACCCTATTGGTTGGTGGTAAGAGTTTCGCTCAAATGGACGATTGTCAACTTAACTTGTCCTTATTTGTTGAGCCGGCCAAAGCTAAAAACTATGAGGCTGCATTGCCTTATTACGAAAAACTTATAAAAGATTGTCCAAACTATAATTTGGCAACCTATCAATATGCCGAAAAAATGTTCAAGCATTTTATAGATAACGGCGATAAAGAAAAGATTCAAAGTTTGATTGAATCATATAACCTTAGATTGGAGAATTTTCCTAAGAAAACTAAGCAAGGTGAAGTATTATCAGATATAGCAAAACTTAAGTATGAAAATGGAATTGGTACAAAGCAAGAGCAATTTGATGCTTTTAATGAAGCTTTTACCAAACATGAAGAAGACTTTACAAGCCCAAAGGCATTGTATGCTTTCTTTTCGTTAGCTGTAGATTTATATGATGAAGGCAATAAAGACATTCAAGAAGTTTTTGACCTGTATGATGCAGTAACAGAAAAAATTGAGAAAGAGGAAAATTCATTGGCTGAAAAGCTTACCGGATATATGGACAAGCAAGATGCTGGCACTAAACTTTCTTCGAAAGAAGAAAGATATATGAGCGCTTATGAAAATAACCTAAAGGCTTATGGTCAGGTTAAAGGTAGCGTTAATGGTAAACTTGGTATTTTAGCAGATTGCCCTAACTTGATTCCATTATATGAAAAAGATTTTGAGAATAAGAAAGACGATGTAAACTGGTTAAAAAGAGCTGCAGGTCGTTTAAGTGCTAAAGAATGTGATACGCCACTTTTCTTTAAACTAGTACAACAATTACACAACTTAGAGCCTTCGGCAAAGTCTGCATATTACTTAGGTCAGCTTGCTGATCAAGAAGGGAATACAAGCAAAGCCATGGAGTACTACAACGAAGCGGCCGATCTTGAAACAGAGCCTGCTGCAAAAGTGAAAATCTATAGAAGAATTGCAGATAACTTCCGTGGTAAAGGAAGCTATGGTCAGGCAAGAACCTATTACAGAAAATTGCTTGAAATAAAACCTTCTGATGGTACTTCATACTTACGTATTGCTACAATGTACGCTAAAAGTGCAAACAACTGTGGTACTACTCCGTTTGAAAAAAGAGCGATTAACTGGAAAGCTGCAGAGATGGCAGATAAAGCAGCTCGTGTAGATGCAGCAGTTGCTTCTTCGGCAAGAGCGGCAGCTAGTAGTTACAGACAACGTGCGCCTAGTAAACAAGATATCTTCAGTCAAAGTATGGCCGGAAAAACAGTTACATTTAGCTGTTGGGTTGGCGGTAGTGTAAGGGTACCTAATTTATAA